A section of the Rhizobium sp. SSA_523 genome encodes:
- a CDS encoding calcium:proton antiporter, producing the protein MPGLIRRESFLLLAALVAILAFFTEHSLLEAGKAVALIAATVLILVIVLTSTRVAHHAEILAHKVGDPYGTMILTLSAVAVEVLILAILMNSSSSPTLVRDTIYSAVMLDINGILGLAALLGGLRHGEQPYNDNSGKTYGVMILTAMGISMVVPEFIPKDRWHYYSAFTIAAMLALYALFLRMQVGAHSYFFSYSYPRQQPPPPSGSQPSGNQTSRSQTSGSPSGGNQAAAGPQRAKPDRQSTAVSITIILLGVVLIGLLAEFMSAFINTGLEGSGAPPALMAVIVAAISAAPEILTALRAALRNRMQAVVNIAMGASLSTVILTVPVMEAIALYTGQPFVMAMTPVQTVMVTITLIAAAINLNDGETNAIEGMTHFVLFATFLMLTMIGL; encoded by the coding sequence ATGCCAGGCTTGATCAGACGCGAAAGCTTCCTGCTGCTGGCAGCGCTGGTGGCGATCCTCGCCTTCTTCACCGAACACAGCCTCCTGGAAGCCGGCAAGGCCGTGGCGCTGATAGCCGCAACGGTGCTGATCCTCGTCATCGTGCTCACATCGACCCGCGTCGCTCATCATGCGGAAATCCTCGCTCATAAAGTGGGCGATCCCTATGGCACGATGATCCTGACGCTGTCTGCCGTTGCCGTGGAAGTGCTCATTCTGGCGATCCTGATGAACAGCAGCAGTTCACCGACACTCGTACGAGACACGATCTATTCGGCGGTCATGCTGGACATCAACGGCATTCTCGGCCTGGCCGCGCTGCTGGGCGGCCTACGCCACGGCGAGCAGCCCTATAATGACAATTCCGGCAAGACCTATGGCGTGATGATCCTGACGGCCATGGGCATATCCATGGTGGTGCCGGAATTCATCCCGAAGGATCGCTGGCATTATTACTCCGCCTTCACCATTGCCGCCATGCTTGCGCTCTACGCCCTCTTCCTGCGCATGCAGGTCGGCGCGCATAGCTATTTCTTTTCCTACAGCTATCCCCGGCAGCAGCCCCCACCCCCGTCGGGCAGCCAGCCATCTGGCAACCAGACATCGCGCAGCCAGACATCGGGCAGCCCGTCAGGGGGCAATCAGGCGGCAGCCGGTCCTCAGCGCGCGAAGCCGGACCGCCAATCGACTGCGGTTTCCATCACCATCATCCTGCTTGGCGTCGTGCTGATCGGCCTCTTGGCCGAATTCATGTCCGCCTTCATCAATACCGGGCTTGAGGGAAGCGGCGCCCCGCCGGCCCTGATGGCGGTGATCGTTGCCGCCATTTCCGCCGCGCCGGAAATCCTCACCGCCTTGCGGGCAGCGCTGCGCAACCGCATGCAGGCCGTCGTCAACATCGCCATGGGCGCGTCTTTGTCCACCGTGATCCTGACCGTGCCTGTCATGGAGGCGATCGCGCTCTACACGGGACAGCCTTTCGTCATGGCGATGACACCGGTGCAGACGGTGATGGTGACGATCACCCTGATTGCCGCGGCCATCAACCTCAATGACGGCGAAACCAATGCCATCGAAGGCATGACCCATTTCGTACTCTTCGCCACGTTCCTGATGCTGACCATGATCGGTCTCTAA
- a CDS encoding DUF2188 domain-containing protein, translated as MTKVIYKVVQHDGGWAYRQGDVFSETFASHDDALAAARIAAAEQQVGGEPEEISWQDASGKWHVEHSDGGDRPEAEVEDVRDAR; from the coding sequence ATGACCAAGGTGATCTACAAGGTGGTGCAGCACGATGGCGGCTGGGCCTATCGGCAGGGTGACGTCTTTTCCGAGACTTTTGCCTCGCATGACGATGCGCTGGCGGCGGCCCGCATCGCGGCGGCCGAACAGCAGGTCGGCGGTGAACCGGAAGAGATCAGCTGGCAGGATGCCAGCGGCAAATGGCATGTCGAACACAGCGATGGCGGAGACCGGCCCGAAGCGGAAGTCGAGGACGTTCGCGACGCGCGTTGA
- a CDS encoding type II toxin-antitoxin system VapC family toxin: protein MILAILRADVHRRFPWLARLVSALDFAGFVSVASLWEIAIKTRIGKLDPGVPLERMQSSLHDAGLTILPIEIRHVLTAAAPEPPTRDPFDRLLLAQCQVEGLHLVTIDRALVDHPLAFRF, encoded by the coding sequence ATGATCCTCGCAATCCTGCGGGCGGATGTGCATCGCCGTTTTCCCTGGCTGGCGCGGTTGGTCTCGGCCTTAGATTTCGCCGGCTTCGTCAGCGTGGCCAGCCTCTGGGAAATAGCGATCAAGACCCGCATTGGGAAACTGGATCCGGGTGTTCCGCTGGAGCGTATGCAGTCCAGCCTCCACGATGCGGGCCTGACGATCCTGCCGATCGAAATCCGGCACGTCCTGACGGCCGCCGCTCCGGAGCCGCCGACGCGTGATCCCTTCGACCGGCTTCTGTTGGCGCAGTGCCAGGTCGAAGGGCTGCACCTCGTCACCATCGACCGGGCGCTGGTCGATCATCCGCTTGCCTTCCGGTTCTGA
- a CDS encoding type II toxin-antitoxin system Phd/YefM family antitoxin: MKTVSIAEAQDRFDELAKQVESGETVTVTRDGRPVFDIVPRDGAVQKKGGIDLDALHAHLRSLGITNPVPYIADDFDDPLPEDFLLRPLP; encoded by the coding sequence ATGAAAACCGTGTCCATTGCCGAAGCTCAGGATCGTTTTGACGAACTCGCCAAGCAGGTCGAGAGCGGCGAGACCGTGACCGTTACGCGCGATGGCAGGCCGGTCTTCGATATCGTGCCACGCGACGGCGCGGTGCAGAAAAAGGGCGGGATCGATCTCGATGCACTGCATGCGCATTTGCGCTCGCTTGGGATCACAAACCCGGTTCCCTACATTGCAGATGATTTCGACGATCCTCTGCCGGAGGATTTTCTGCTGCGACCCTTGCCTTGA
- a CDS encoding alkene reductase — protein MPTLFDPVTFGDLSLQNRIVMAPLTRNRSPKNIPNDLNVVYYEQRATAGLIVSEGTAVTHQGQGYADVPGLYSPEALAGWKKVTDAVHARGGKIVAQLWHVGRISHVSLQPDGQAPVAPSAIAAKSKTYILNEDGTGSFAETSTPRALQLAELPGIVDDFRKAARGAVDAGFDGVEIHGANGYLLDQFMKDGANHRDDAYGGSIENRIRLTLEVVDAVAAEIGAGRTGIRLSPTTPANDIRDSNPQAVFNAVAEQLASRNLAFIHVIEGATGGPRDHQYEGTSFDYAAFHQAYVAAGGKGAWMVNNGYTAETAKAAIESGKADLVSFGKPFIANPDLVRRIRDGAAWNEVNPKTLYGGGAEGYTDYPTLAAAE, from the coding sequence ATGCCGACCCTGTTCGACCCCGTGACCTTCGGCGATCTGTCGCTGCAAAACCGCATCGTCATGGCGCCCCTGACGCGCAATCGTTCGCCGAAGAACATTCCGAACGATCTCAACGTGGTCTATTACGAACAGCGCGCCACTGCCGGCCTGATCGTGTCCGAAGGAACCGCCGTGACCCATCAGGGCCAGGGCTATGCCGATGTTCCCGGCCTCTATTCGCCGGAGGCACTGGCCGGCTGGAAGAAGGTGACGGATGCCGTTCATGCGCGGGGCGGCAAGATCGTTGCCCAGCTCTGGCATGTCGGCCGCATCTCGCATGTGTCGCTGCAGCCGGATGGCCAGGCGCCCGTCGCCCCCTCGGCGATCGCCGCCAAATCCAAGACCTACATCCTGAATGAGGATGGCACCGGCAGCTTTGCCGAAACCTCCACGCCGCGCGCCCTGCAACTGGCGGAACTGCCAGGCATTGTCGATGATTTCCGCAAGGCTGCGCGTGGCGCCGTCGATGCCGGCTTCGACGGCGTCGAAATCCATGGCGCCAACGGCTATCTGCTCGATCAGTTCATGAAGGACGGCGCCAATCATCGCGACGACGCCTATGGCGGATCGATCGAGAACCGCATCCGACTGACGCTCGAAGTGGTCGATGCCGTGGCCGCGGAAATCGGCGCCGGACGGACGGGGATTCGGCTGTCGCCGACGACGCCGGCCAACGATATTCGCGACAGCAACCCGCAGGCGGTCTTCAATGCCGTGGCGGAGCAGCTCGCCAGCCGCAACCTTGCTTTCATCCACGTGATCGAGGGCGCAACGGGCGGTCCGCGCGACCACCAGTATGAGGGCACCAGCTTCGATTACGCCGCTTTCCATCAGGCCTATGTCGCAGCCGGCGGCAAGGGCGCCTGGATGGTCAATAACGGCTACACGGCGGAGACGGCGAAAGCAGCTATCGAGAGCGGCAAGGCGGACCTGGTTTCCTTCGGCAAGCCCTTCATCGCCAATCCGGATCTGGTGCGCCGAATCCGCGATGGCGCCGCCTGGAACGAGGTCAATCCGAAGACGCTCTATGGCGGCGGCGCGGAAGGCTATACGGACTATCCGACCCTCGCTGCCGCGGAATAA
- a CDS encoding PQQ-dependent sugar dehydrogenase encodes MNRLPLILASTILSAAFVLPASAQQSGQPVESKPPNAQNQEPAFAGQTRASQPQDVVKIKTETVAEGLPHLWAMEFLPDGAMLVTAKKGDMHIVSKDGKAGPALEGLPKVYAAGQGGLLDVALAPDFEQSGRIFFSFSEEREDGNGTSVGSAKLVRDEQGGGKLEDMTVIFRQMPSYDGNKHFGSRLAFGPQGELYVTVGERSDAEPRVQAQDLNSGLGKIFRITQDGKAMEGNPFIGQDNALPEIWSLGHRNLQSATVDGEGRLWTIEHGPRGGDELNLPQAGKNYGWPEVTYGIEYSGDPVGKGITKMADTEQPVYYWDPVIAPSGMAYYDADAIPEWKGAFLVGGLVSQGVVVLHMQDDRVAHEERVPLEARIRDVKVGPDGAVYAVTEQRGGGASTIVKLTKA; translated from the coding sequence ATGAACCGCTTACCGCTGATCCTTGCCAGCACCATTCTGTCCGCCGCCTTCGTTTTGCCCGCGAGCGCCCAGCAATCCGGCCAGCCGGTGGAAAGCAAGCCGCCGAATGCGCAGAACCAGGAGCCGGCTTTCGCCGGGCAGACGCGGGCCTCGCAGCCGCAGGATGTCGTCAAGATCAAGACGGAGACTGTGGCGGAAGGCCTTCCGCATCTCTGGGCGATGGAGTTTCTGCCGGACGGCGCCATGCTGGTGACCGCCAAGAAGGGCGACATGCACATCGTCTCCAAAGACGGCAAGGCCGGACCCGCCCTCGAAGGTCTCCCGAAAGTCTATGCTGCAGGTCAGGGCGGTCTGCTGGATGTGGCGCTCGCGCCGGATTTCGAGCAGTCCGGCCGCATCTTCTTCTCCTTTTCCGAAGAGCGTGAGGATGGCAATGGCACATCCGTCGGCTCCGCCAAGCTTGTTCGCGACGAACAGGGTGGCGGCAAACTCGAGGACATGACGGTCATCTTCCGCCAGATGCCGAGCTATGACGGCAACAAGCATTTCGGCTCGCGCCTGGCCTTTGGTCCGCAGGGCGAACTCTATGTGACGGTGGGCGAGCGCTCCGACGCAGAGCCCCGCGTCCAGGCACAGGATCTCAACAGCGGCCTCGGCAAGATCTTCCGCATTACCCAGGACGGCAAGGCCATGGAGGGAAATCCGTTCATCGGCCAGGACAATGCCCTGCCTGAAATCTGGTCGCTGGGACACCGAAACCTGCAATCCGCCACCGTTGATGGAGAAGGACGGCTGTGGACCATCGAGCACGGCCCGCGCGGCGGCGACGAGTTGAACCTGCCGCAGGCCGGCAAGAATTACGGCTGGCCGGAAGTCACCTACGGTATTGAATATAGCGGCGACCCCGTGGGCAAGGGCATTACCAAGATGGCCGATACGGAGCAGCCGGTTTATTACTGGGATCCGGTCATCGCCCCCTCCGGCATGGCCTATTACGATGCCGATGCCATTCCGGAGTGGAAGGGTGCCTTCCTCGTCGGCGGCCTGGTGAGCCAGGGCGTCGTTGTCCTGCACATGCAGGATGACCGCGTGGCCCATGAGGAACGCGTGCCGCTGGAGGCCCGCATCCGCGATGTGAAGGTCGGGCCGGATGGCGCTGTCTATGCCGTCACCGAGCAGCGTGGCGGCGGCGCATCGACCATCGTGAAGCTGACGAAGGCCTGA
- a CDS encoding helix-turn-helix transcriptional regulator, which translates to MDKIDIFKALSHPVRVEFLEWMREPQANFSSQAHPLDMGICANQFEKRCGLSQSTVSAHLATLEKAGLVTTTRVGQWTFYHRNEDAIRAFLVTLQDTL; encoded by the coding sequence ATTCAAAGCTCTGTCGCATCCGGTGCGCGTCGAATTTTTGGAATGGATGCGCGAGCCGCAGGCGAACTTCTCGTCGCAGGCGCATCCTCTCGACATGGGGATCTGCGCGAACCAGTTCGAGAAGCGCTGCGGCCTCTCGCAATCCACCGTCTCGGCCCATCTTGCCACGCTGGAAAAGGCCGGTCTGGTGACGACCACCAGGGTCGGCCAGTGGACCTTTTACCATCGCAATGAGGACGCCATCCGCGCCTTCCTCGTGACACTCCAGGACACGCTGTAA